The region GATAGAACGGTGACAGCCAGACCGCGTCCACGCCGACTTCGACCAGGTGGTCGAGGCGGGCGGTGATGCCGGGCAGGTCGCCGATGCCGTCGCCGTTGGAGTCGGCGAACGACCGGGGATAGATCTGATAGATGACGGCATCCTCCCACCAGTGGGTCGGAACGGACGCCGAGTCGGATGCCGGGGCATTTTTCGCGTTGGTGTTCAGGACGCTCTCCGCTCTCCCATGTTCTGTCGTCGTACGTACCCATCGGGGTGCGCCGGACCCGCAGCGGGTCGCAGCAGGCCCGTCGGGTGGAACCGCATGTGCCCACGGTGGGCCGGTCGGTATCAGGTTGCCCGCGGTGGGCCGGTCGGTATCAGGTTGCCCGCGGTGGGCCGGTCGATTCGCGTACGACCAGCCGGGTGGGCAGGATCACGGGTGCGAGCTCCCGATCGTCGGGGAAGGTGCCGCAGAGCTGGTCGAGCAGCATGCCGGCGGCGAGGCGGCCCTGTTCGGTGACGGGTTGGGCGACCGTGGTCAGTCCGACGGCACCGGCGAGGTCGTGATCGTCGATACCGATCACGCTGATGTCCTCGGGTACCCGCAGGCCGGCCAGGCGCAGCGTGGTCATCGCCCCCATCGCCATCTCGTCGCAGGCCGCGAAGATGGCGGTGGGCGGTTCGCCGCGTCGGAGCAGTTCCTCGGTGGCCCGGGTGCCGCCGGCCACGGTGAAGTCGCTGTCGATGTCGAGCTGGGGGTCGGCCGGGATGCCGGCGTCGAGCAGTTCCTGCCGGTAGCCGAGCCGTCGGTCGAGGTGGGCGGTGTGCGGGAGTTCGTCGTTGGGCTCGCCGGAGATGTGGGCGATCCGGCGGTGGCCGAGCGCCAGCAGGTGGGCGACGGCGGTACGGGCGGCGGCCACGTCGTTGATCCGTACTCCCGGCCAGCCGGGTACGACGGTGCCGGAGCTGATCGTGACGCCGGGTAGCATCCGCCGGGTCGCCGTCACGAAGTCGGCGGCCTTCAGCGGCATGGCGACCAGCATCATCGCGTCGACCCGCTTGTGCAGATCGGCGGTCCGGAACAGCCGTTGCCGGATGTGTTCCCGTCCGCCGAGGGTGTAGAGCAGCAGGTCGTAACCGGCCTCGTGGAGGACCGCCTCGGCGGCTTCGACGACGGTGCCGAAGAACCAGCGAGTGATCAGTGGCACCACCACCGCGATGGTGCCGGTCCGGCCGCCCGCCAACCGGGAGGCGCTGGGTGACACGGTGTAGCCGAGTTCGGTGGCGGCGGCCAGCACCCGGGCCCGAGTGGCTGCCGACACGGTCGGCAGGCCGCGCAGCGCCCGGGAGACGGTGGCGGTGGAGACTCCAGCGTAGCGAGCGACATCGTCGATCCTGGTCACTGTGTTACTCGCTTCGCTCGATCACCCCGCCACCGCCATCGGTTCGTGGCGGGAACTCAACCCTTGACGCTACCGGCGAGCAGGCCACGTACGAAGTATCGCTGTAGGGAGAGGAAGACGATCAGCGGAACCAGGATGGAGATGAACGCACCCGAGGTCAGTCGTTGCCAGTCGTTGCCCCGGGTTCCGGCCAACTCCGCCAGGCGTACGG is a window of Micromonospora polyrhachis DNA encoding:
- a CDS encoding LacI family DNA-binding transcriptional regulator, whose protein sequence is MTRIDDVARYAGVSTATVSRALRGLPTVSAATRARVLAAATELGYTVSPSASRLAGGRTGTIAVVVPLITRWFFGTVVEAAEAVLHEAGYDLLLYTLGGREHIRQRLFRTADLHKRVDAMMLVAMPLKAADFVTATRRMLPGVTISSGTVVPGWPGVRINDVAAARTAVAHLLALGHRRIAHISGEPNDELPHTAHLDRRLGYRQELLDAGIPADPQLDIDSDFTVAGGTRATEELLRRGEPPTAIFAACDEMAMGAMTTLRLAGLRVPEDISVIGIDDHDLAGAVGLTTVAQPVTEQGRLAAGMLLDQLCGTFPDDRELAPVILPTRLVVRESTGPPRAT